The Hymenobacter sp. DG01 sequence TGACATCGGCCTAAACCCGAAAACAAACATCAGCACGCAGCCAACCGGTCGGACGGCTCCGCCATCGGACCGGAGCGTTTAACGGGCGCGGCCGAGTACCTTGCGGTATGCTTTATCGTGTTCTTCTTGCGGCCCTTCTCTGCCTGAGTGGTTTTAGGGGGGTAGCCCAGCGCTCCGCTCCGGCCGTGCCCCGGCTAGCGCCTTCGTTTTTCACTACGTACACCTACCTCACGTATTCTATTCTGGACAAAGCCACCAGCCCCACGCCCATGCCGGCCAGAGGGGTAGGCGGCACGCTCACGCTGCGGCCCGATGGCACCTACCAGAAGCGCCTCACGCTCAGCATTAACGGCGGCACCATGCCCTTCGACCAGGACGGGCGCTTCACCTTCGCCGGCAACCGCATCAGCTTTTCCTATACCGACAAAAAGGGGCAGGCCCGCACCGACGAGGGTACGTTTCAGTTGCGCAATGGCCTCCTGACACTGACCATGGCGGGCTTTCCGGCTGGCAACCAGAGCATTTATACCCTGCGCCAGCAGTAGGCTTCCCGCGCCGGTATGCGCCCAGGCTCCGCCGTTGCGCCCCGCCGGGGTTTCTGCTAACTTGCAGCCCCCTTTCGGCCCCACCCGCCGAAACGTCAACTCACTATTTCACCATTTCACCAACTCACTGATAGATGGGACGCGCGTTTGAATTCCGCAAAGGCCGCAAAATGAAGCGCTGGGACCGAATGTCGAAGGACTTCACCCGTATCGGCCGGGAAATTGTCATGGCCGTGAAGGAATCGGGCCCCAACCCCGATACCAACTCCCGCCTGCGCACGGCCATGCAGAACGCCAAGGGCGTGAACATGCCCAAAGACCGGGTAGAAGCCGCCATCAAGCGGGCCAGCAGCAAAGAGGAAAAAGACTACCAGGAAGTGGTATATGAGGGTTATGCCCCTCACGGTGTAGCTATTGTTATTGAAACAGCCACCGACAACCCCACCCGCACCGTAGCTAACGTGCGCATGTACTTCAACCGGGGCAACGGCGCCCTGGGCACGGCCGGCTCCTCCGACTACACCTTCACCCGCAAGGGCGTGTTCAAGCTGGCCGCCGAAGGCCTCGACCTCGATGAGCTGGAGCTGGAGCTGATTGATGCCGGCGCCGAGGACGTGTACGCCGACCAGGAAGAAGACGAGCACGGCAACGTGAAGGAGTACATTGTGGTAGAAACTGCCTTCACCGACTTCGGCCAGATGCAGAAAGCCCTCGAAGAAAAGCAGCTGAACGTGGTTTCGGCCCAGCTGCAGCGCGTGCCCAACACCACCGTGCATCTCGAAGGCGACCAGCTGGAGGAAGTAATGAACCTCATCGAGAAGTTCGAAGAAGACGACGATGTGCAGGCCGTGTACCACACACTGGGTTAGGTTTTAGCCCACCCATTATCCGATTTTACACTGGGCCGCTCCAACGGGAGCGGCCCAGTGTGCTTTTTGGCTACCTTCGGCCCATTCTATTTTTCTGTTTATCTACCAATTATGCAGCTACAAAACATTATCACACAAATCCGCGTCGCTTTGGAAACGACTTTTTCCAGCATCGACTCGTGGTTCGATTTGCCTTCTGAACTGCGCACTTACCGCCCGCAAAATGGCGGCTGGACAATTAATGAAATACTAGAGCACGTTGGGCTGACCAATCATTTTCTGCTCATTCTTATTAATAAAGGCACTCGCAAAGCATTAGCAAATGCAGCCAACACAGACTTGTCCGTCGAGTTAGCCGAGCAAGTTTTTCAATGGAAAAAGCTCGACGACATTGGTCGACACAAGTCTTTTACCTGGCTCCGTCCTGAGCACATGGAACCTACCGGCATCAAGCCTCTGCTTGAGGTCCGTGCTCAGCTACAAGAACAGCTAAGCCAATGCTTCACGAGTTTGGAACAGCTCAAAGACGGTCAGGGTGTGCTTTATAAAACTACCATGTCGGTGAATGACCTAGGAAAAATCAACGTGTATGAATATTTGTATTTCCTTGCCCAACATGGTCAACGTCATATTACCCAGATGGAAAAAAACAGGAATGAATTTTTCGCCCTTCCC is a genomic window containing:
- a CDS encoding YebC/PmpR family DNA-binding transcriptional regulator — protein: MGRAFEFRKGRKMKRWDRMSKDFTRIGREIVMAVKESGPNPDTNSRLRTAMQNAKGVNMPKDRVEAAIKRASSKEEKDYQEVVYEGYAPHGVAIVIETATDNPTRTVANVRMYFNRGNGALGTAGSSDYTFTRKGVFKLAAEGLDLDELELELIDAGAEDVYADQEEDEHGNVKEYIVVETAFTDFGQMQKALEEKQLNVVSAQLQRVPNTTVHLEGDQLEEVMNLIEKFEEDDDVQAVYHTLG
- a CDS encoding DinB family protein, which produces MQLQNIITQIRVALETTFSSIDSWFDLPSELRTYRPQNGGWTINEILEHVGLTNHFLLILINKGTRKALANAANTDLSVELAEQVFQWKKLDDIGRHKSFTWLRPEHMEPTGIKPLLEVRAQLQEQLSQCFTSLEQLKDGQGVLYKTTMSVNDLGKINVYEYLYFLAQHGQRHITQMEKNRNEFFALPN